A genomic segment from Armatimonadota bacterium encodes:
- the trmFO gene encoding methylenetetrahydrofolate--tRNA-(uracil(54)-C(5))-methyltransferase (FADH(2)-oxidizing) TrmFO: MAADGVVTIIGAGLAGAEAAYQASRLGARVVLYEMRPGTMTPAHKTGKFAELVCSNSLKSNSMDRAGGILKEELRRLGSLILRCADATAVPAGSALAVDRERFADMVTATIESDPNIEIRREEVTAVPSEGMTILASGPLTSQPLARSLFSITGQKYLFFYDAISPIVDADSIDRDKVFLASRYGKGEAAYINCPMSEEQYNEFYDALMAAEISLHADVDPNELFEGCLPVEVIASRGHEALRFGPMKPVGLIDPRTGHQPFAVVQLRAENQELTMYNLVGFQTSLKWGEQARVFRMIPGLENAEFLRYGQVHRNTYVNAPTLLKPTFQFRSRDDLFCAGQLTGVEGYMESTGAGLISGINAARMLSGQEPIALPRETVMGALAYHICNADPESFQPMNANFGVLPPADGPRKMRKSQKKELRGRACLEALDEFIRQTGLQVG, from the coding sequence ATGGCCGCTGATGGCGTTGTCACAATCATCGGCGCCGGCCTTGCCGGGGCCGAAGCTGCCTATCAGGCATCGCGCCTGGGCGCCAGGGTGGTTCTGTACGAGATGCGCCCCGGCACCATGACACCCGCCCACAAGACGGGCAAGTTCGCCGAACTTGTGTGCAGCAATTCGCTGAAGTCCAACAGCATGGATCGCGCCGGCGGGATCCTCAAGGAAGAACTCCGCCGCCTCGGGTCGCTGATCCTGCGCTGCGCCGACGCGACCGCAGTCCCGGCCGGCAGCGCTCTCGCGGTGGACCGCGAACGCTTCGCGGACATGGTCACCGCCACTATCGAGAGTGACCCGAACATCGAGATCCGCCGCGAGGAGGTCACTGCCGTGCCCTCCGAGGGCATGACCATTCTCGCCAGCGGTCCGCTCACATCCCAGCCCCTGGCCCGCTCTTTGTTCAGCATCACGGGGCAGAAGTATCTCTTCTTCTACGATGCAATCTCGCCCATTGTGGACGCTGATTCCATCGATCGGGACAAGGTTTTCCTGGCCTCCCGCTATGGTAAAGGCGAAGCGGCCTATATCAACTGCCCAATGTCTGAGGAGCAGTACAACGAGTTCTATGACGCTCTCATGGCCGCCGAGATCTCCCTGCATGCCGACGTGGACCCCAATGAACTGTTCGAAGGGTGCCTGCCCGTGGAAGTCATCGCTTCTCGCGGCCATGAGGCCCTGCGCTTCGGCCCCATGAAACCCGTGGGCCTCATCGACCCTCGCACCGGTCACCAGCCCTTCGCCGTGGTCCAATTGCGCGCCGAGAATCAGGAGCTGACCATGTACAACCTGGTCGGTTTCCAGACATCCCTGAAATGGGGCGAGCAGGCCCGGGTCTTCCGCATGATTCCCGGCCTGGAGAACGCCGAGTTCCTGCGCTACGGCCAAGTCCACCGCAACACATACGTCAACGCGCCCACGCTCCTGAAGCCCACCTTCCAGTTCCGCAGCCGCGATGACCTTTTCTGCGCCGGGCAGCTTACCGGCGTCGAGGGTTACATGGAGTCCACCGGCGCGGGGCTCATTTCGGGTATCAATGCCGCTCGCATGCTGTCCGGGCAGGAGCCCATCGCCTTGCCCCGCGAGACTGTCATGGGGGCCCTTGCCTATCACATCTGCAACGCCGACCCCGAGAGCTTCCAGCCGATGAATGCGAACTTCGGTGTGCTGCCGCCTGCCGACGGCCCGCGCAAGATGCGCAAGTCCCAGAAGAAGGAACTCCGCGGCAGGGCCTGCCTGGAAGCCCTTGACGAGTTCATCCGCCAGACGGGATTGCAGGTGGGCTGA
- a CDS encoding tyrosine recombinase XerC — translation MTGHPGGVAALDGFLDYLVHVRRVSPNTAEAYARDLLDFTEFLEHLWGPARACDWPAVDYPVVRSYLAHLSRRALEKTTVARKLTALRALFRYLVATGVVQANPAALAASPKKAAHLPEILHDYELAALLETPDTSTPLGMRDRAILELFYATGVRLSELHALNVDDPSFESRSIRVVGKRNKERVVFFGEPAADALREYLDSARPVLLAARVGTGEEPALFLNRFGGRLSKEGIARRVRRHVLDAAVIHRVSPHALRHTFATHLLDNGADLRAIQELLGHVNLATTGIYTHVSAERLRRSYDQAHPLSDRREQ, via the coding sequence GTGACGGGACATCCCGGCGGCGTTGCTGCCTTGGACGGCTTCCTGGACTACCTCGTGCACGTCCGGCGCGTTTCCCCGAATACCGCTGAGGCGTACGCGCGCGACCTCCTCGACTTCACCGAGTTCCTCGAGCACCTCTGGGGACCCGCCCGTGCCTGTGACTGGCCCGCCGTCGATTACCCGGTGGTGCGCAGTTACCTGGCGCATCTGTCGCGCCGGGCCCTGGAAAAAACCACGGTCGCTCGGAAGCTAACTGCCCTGCGTGCGTTGTTCAGGTATCTTGTGGCTACCGGCGTTGTGCAGGCCAATCCGGCAGCCCTCGCGGCATCGCCCAAGAAAGCAGCGCATCTTCCGGAGATTCTGCACGACTACGAACTGGCGGCCCTGCTGGAGACGCCGGATACATCAACGCCGCTGGGCATGCGCGACCGGGCGATTCTCGAGCTTTTCTACGCGACCGGGGTCCGGCTGTCCGAACTCCATGCCCTGAACGTGGACGATCCAAGTTTCGAGAGCCGCTCCATCCGCGTCGTGGGCAAGCGCAACAAGGAGCGCGTGGTCTTCTTCGGCGAACCTGCGGCGGACGCATTGCGCGAGTATCTTGACTCAGCGCGTCCCGTCCTGTTGGCGGCGCGGGTGGGTACCGGGGAGGAGCCTGCCCTGTTCCTGAACCGTTTCGGCGGGCGCCTGTCGAAAGAGGGCATCGCCCGGCGCGTTCGCCGGCATGTGCTGGACGCGGCGGTGATTCACCGCGTGTCGCCCCATGCTCTGCGGCACACCTTCGCGACCCACCTGCTGGATAACGGCGCCGACCTGCGGGCCATCCAGGAACTTCTGGGTCACGTGAATCTCGCCACGACCGGCATCTACACGCATGTGAGCGCCGAGCGCCTGCGGCGAAGCTACGACCAGGCGCATCCGTTGTCGGATCGCCGGGAGCAGTGA
- the hslV gene encoding ATP-dependent protease subunit HslV — MKVRSTTVLAVRRDGITAIAGDGQITVGDTVLKSNTSKLRTLRGGKIVVGYAGAAADALALFERLEAKLDEYSGNVQRACVELVKQWRMDKALRHLDAILIVADRDNLLLVSGTGDVVTPDDDVIGIGSGGPFAQAAAIAMLRHTKMGAEKIAREALAIAADICIYTNDHITVEVLK, encoded by the coding sequence ATGAAAGTTCGATCAACCACCGTCCTGGCAGTGCGGCGAGACGGTATCACTGCAATCGCTGGAGATGGACAGATCACCGTGGGTGACACGGTGCTGAAAAGCAACACGAGCAAGCTGCGAACCCTGCGAGGCGGCAAGATCGTGGTTGGGTATGCCGGCGCCGCCGCCGATGCCCTCGCCCTCTTCGAGCGCCTCGAAGCCAAGCTCGATGAGTACTCCGGCAATGTTCAGCGTGCCTGCGTTGAACTTGTGAAACAGTGGCGCATGGACAAGGCGCTGCGGCATTTGGACGCGATTCTCATCGTCGCCGATCGAGACAACCTTCTGCTTGTCTCGGGAACGGGAGATGTCGTGACGCCTGATGATGATGTCATCGGCATCGGTTCGGGCGGTCCTTTTGCCCAGGCAGCCGCCATCGCCATGCTTCGTCACACGAAGATGGGTGCGGAGAAGATCGCGCGCGAGGCCTTGGCCATCGCCGCGGATATCTGCATCTATACCAATGACCACATCACCGTGGAGGTCCTGAAGTGA
- the hslU gene encoding ATP-dependent protease ATPase subunit HslU: MEGELTPRQIVEELDKYIIGQDQAKRAVAVALRNRARRRQVPEDLRDEIIPKNILMIGPTGVGKTEIARRLANLANAPFIKVEATKFTEVGYVGRDVESIIRDLVDTAYHMVEEEYFEDVWDEAERRAEERLLEALCGAARDQEPREPATLSSDSITDLATLEEQHRRAEQLRAQHERVRQFTERRLRDQELEDEQVDIEVEESNWQTMQVFSAAGLEEMGFNMQDMLGSMFPAKKTTKRMTVAEARRVLTYQEAEKLVDQQEVAREALERVEESAIVFLDEIDKIAGRETGHGPEVSREGVQRDILPIIEGSTVMTKYGPVETSHILFIAAGAFHVSKPSDLIPELQGRFPIRVELKSLTEEDFCRILVEPENSLVRQYTALMRTEGVELEFTEDARNEIARLARQVNESAENIGARRLYTMMEKLLEELSFAAPEIGEQRVVVDSAYVRAQLKDVVADQDLSRYML, translated from the coding sequence ATTGAGGGCGAGCTGACACCCCGGCAGATCGTGGAAGAGCTGGACAAGTACATCATCGGCCAAGACCAGGCGAAGCGCGCTGTGGCCGTGGCTCTACGCAACCGTGCCCGCAGGCGGCAGGTTCCTGAAGACCTGCGCGACGAGATCATCCCCAAGAACATCTTGATGATCGGACCCACCGGTGTGGGCAAGACCGAGATCGCCCGGCGCCTTGCGAACCTCGCCAATGCGCCGTTCATCAAGGTTGAGGCCACCAAGTTCACGGAAGTCGGCTATGTGGGTCGCGACGTGGAGTCCATCATCCGTGACCTTGTGGACACTGCATACCACATGGTGGAGGAAGAGTACTTCGAGGACGTCTGGGACGAAGCGGAACGTCGTGCCGAAGAGCGCCTCCTCGAGGCCCTCTGTGGGGCAGCTCGCGATCAGGAACCACGTGAGCCAGCCACGTTGTCCAGTGACAGCATCACCGATCTCGCCACCCTCGAGGAGCAACACAGGCGCGCGGAGCAGTTGCGCGCCCAGCATGAGCGCGTCCGGCAGTTCACTGAACGCCGATTGCGCGACCAGGAACTCGAGGACGAGCAGGTGGACATCGAGGTCGAGGAGAGCAACTGGCAGACAATGCAGGTCTTCTCAGCCGCGGGGCTCGAGGAGATGGGCTTCAACATGCAAGATATGCTCGGCAGCATGTTCCCCGCGAAGAAGACCACCAAGCGCATGACTGTCGCGGAAGCCCGACGGGTTCTCACCTACCAGGAAGCCGAGAAGCTCGTGGATCAGCAGGAAGTTGCGCGCGAAGCCCTTGAGCGGGTGGAAGAGAGCGCCATCGTCTTTCTCGACGAGATCGACAAGATCGCCGGCCGCGAGACGGGTCATGGGCCGGAAGTCTCCCGCGAGGGCGTGCAGCGCGACATCCTGCCCATCATCGAGGGCTCCACGGTGATGACGAAGTACGGGCCGGTGGAGACCAGCCACATCCTGTTCATCGCTGCCGGGGCCTTCCACGTCTCCAAGCCTTCGGACCTCATCCCCGAACTCCAGGGGCGCTTCCCGATCCGCGTGGAGCTCAAGAGCCTCACCGAAGAGGACTTCTGCCGCATTCTCGTGGAGCCGGAGAACTCACTGGTGCGCCAGTACACCGCCCTGATGCGGACCGAAGGCGTGGAACTCGAGTTCACCGAGGACGCGCGCAATGAGATCGCCCGTCTGGCCCGCCAGGTCAACGAGTCCGCCGAGAATATCGGCGCGCGTCGACTGTATACCATGATGGAAAAGCTGCTGGAGGAACTGTCTTTCGCCGCGCCGGAGATCGGCGAGCAGCGCGTGGTTGTGGATTCCGCGTACGTCCGGGCCCAGCTCAAGGACGTAGTCGCCGATCAGGACCTGAGCCGCTATATGCTCTGA
- a CDS encoding class I SAM-dependent methyltransferase codes for MARQASRIAFNLLGAALGLRDRFLPPERVLHEAEIRSGMTVIDYGCGTGSFILPVAGLVGETGAVLAVDVNPLAVERVARIAGANGLTNVRALRSDCSIDLPDGSVDVALLYDVLHHLRPPEPVLCELHRVLKAHGRLSLSDHHMNPKAIVHCVTATGQYRLARRDRYTHTFVPVRD; via the coding sequence ATGGCAAGACAGGCATCGAGGATTGCATTCAACCTGTTAGGCGCCGCGCTCGGGCTGCGCGACCGTTTCTTGCCGCCCGAGCGCGTGCTGCATGAAGCGGAGATCCGGTCAGGCATGACGGTGATCGACTACGGCTGCGGCACGGGGTCCTTCATCCTGCCCGTTGCCGGACTCGTGGGAGAGACGGGCGCGGTCCTGGCTGTCGACGTGAATCCCCTCGCCGTCGAACGGGTCGCTCGCATTGCCGGTGCCAATGGATTGACGAATGTGCGGGCGCTCCGATCCGACTGCTCGATCGATCTGCCCGATGGGTCCGTGGATGTGGCTCTGCTGTACGACGTTCTCCATCACCTGCGGCCGCCCGAGCCCGTGCTATGCGAACTGCACCGGGTTCTCAAGGCCCACGGCAGGCTCTCGCTGAGCGACCACCATATGAACCCCAAAGCTATCGTGCACTGCGTCACGGCGACCGGGCAGTACCGTCTTGCGCGCCGTGATCGCTACACCCACACCTTCGTCCCGGTGCGTGACTGA
- a CDS encoding FAD-dependent oxidoreductase — MMINDIPSEATIDCDVLVIGSGPSGYCAAIQAGRCGCDTVLIEKDAVLGGNSGPDLGVGITGAERYNPYAVETGIIQELREEACWVDAYTKTGRGSMGYHISRRFEAIVQAALERAGVRVLKRHCAVAPEMDGTRISAVICQDTGAFRRVRIGVRHCVIEASGDGEIGALAGADYDFGTEAQSEYGERSAPAERSNLVQGTSLVAIAHRTEQEVVFVPPEGTPEFIPRVWHGQLSSFVRHHDGWFNRPSGIFFLYVTETGGHLDTVRDDALIYEMLLKQLWAEWDHLKNGPHREETRNWDILWVSPKAGKRESRRLLGDYVLTQTDLEEGRRFEDDIAYGGHDLDDHKPLGEGSNIFGISIPPQYGIPYRCCYSRNIDNLLMGGRLISATHLAHSSTRIMGSGAAIGQAIGQAAAMCCELSCTPREIGRRHIDRLRRAILDADATILCVPLEPGNDLARKAQVTATSEISFNAQEPGQLIPLIAPAGIMLFDWPERPRAAEMYLRNASGKDQALPVTVLRTKREPRWKSLDDFHRHGWEDLRDQALKTIWLGSVTVPAGHEGWQSIPLDGLETAAKDAASDDDQLLITVGQNPDVYWAVAQEDCEIAEMIEHSHQGAQWKRVGCMGAFRLHPAPMVGEARQVANGFHRRFSRGPTNMWMSRPQDGLPQDLVLAWEAPVRVSRVALVFDTLHRTSAEYPWHVGKRVSEMCVRDYALEALVDGDWQTLVRVDGNYRRVREHRFGPVDTERLRLRIVAANGEGFGARVYQVRVYE; from the coding sequence ATGATGATCAATGACATTCCCTCCGAAGCGACCATCGACTGCGATGTGCTGGTGATTGGGTCCGGTCCATCGGGCTACTGCGCGGCGATACAGGCCGGGCGGTGTGGTTGTGACACGGTGCTGATCGAGAAGGACGCGGTGCTCGGCGGCAATTCCGGGCCGGACCTGGGAGTGGGCATCACCGGCGCCGAACGCTACAACCCTTACGCCGTGGAGACCGGGATCATCCAGGAATTGCGTGAAGAAGCGTGCTGGGTGGACGCGTACACAAAGACCGGGCGCGGGAGCATGGGCTATCACATCTCGCGGCGGTTTGAGGCCATCGTGCAGGCTGCTCTTGAACGGGCCGGAGTGCGGGTGCTGAAGCGCCACTGCGCGGTGGCGCCGGAGATGGACGGAACGCGGATCAGCGCGGTGATCTGCCAGGACACGGGCGCGTTTCGGAGGGTGCGCATTGGCGTCCGCCACTGCGTCATCGAGGCTTCAGGGGATGGGGAAATCGGAGCGCTTGCCGGAGCGGATTACGACTTCGGCACTGAGGCGCAGTCCGAATACGGCGAACGGTCCGCGCCGGCCGAGCGCAGCAACCTGGTGCAGGGCACAAGCCTGGTCGCCATCGCTCACCGTACGGAGCAAGAGGTGGTATTTGTGCCGCCAGAGGGAACCCCGGAGTTCATCCCGCGGGTCTGGCACGGGCAGCTGTCCTCCTTCGTGCGCCACCATGATGGGTGGTTCAATCGGCCATCCGGGATCTTCTTCCTGTACGTGACCGAGACCGGTGGGCACCTGGACACGGTGCGCGATGACGCCCTGATCTACGAGATGCTGCTGAAGCAGCTGTGGGCCGAGTGGGATCATCTGAAAAACGGGCCGCACCGTGAGGAAACCCGGAACTGGGACATCCTCTGGGTTAGCCCCAAGGCAGGCAAGCGCGAGAGCCGGCGACTCCTGGGCGACTATGTGCTGACCCAGACCGACCTGGAAGAAGGCAGGCGTTTCGAGGACGACATCGCCTACGGCGGCCATGACCTGGACGATCACAAGCCGCTGGGTGAAGGCAGCAACATCTTCGGCATTAGCATCCCGCCGCAGTACGGGATCCCGTACCGGTGCTGCTACTCGCGGAATATCGACAACCTGCTCATGGGAGGCCGGCTCATCAGCGCAACTCATCTGGCCCATTCAAGCACGCGCATCATGGGCAGCGGGGCCGCGATCGGGCAGGCAATCGGGCAGGCGGCAGCCATGTGTTGTGAGCTGTCCTGCACACCCCGGGAGATCGGTCGCAGGCACATTGACAGACTGCGCCGGGCCATCCTCGACGCGGACGCCACGATCCTGTGCGTTCCGCTCGAACCAGGAAATGACCTGGCACGGAAGGCGCAAGTCACGGCCACGAGCGAAATATCCTTCAACGCGCAGGAGCCTGGGCAGCTGATCCCGCTGATTGCTCCGGCGGGGATCATGCTGTTCGACTGGCCGGAGCGACCGCGAGCGGCTGAGATGTACCTGCGTAACGCATCAGGCAAGGACCAGGCGCTGCCGGTGACGGTCCTGAGAACAAAGCGTGAGCCGCGGTGGAAGAGTCTGGATGACTTCCATCGGCACGGCTGGGAGGACCTGCGGGACCAGGCGCTGAAGACGATCTGGCTCGGGTCCGTAACCGTGCCCGCGGGGCACGAGGGTTGGCAATCAATACCGCTGGATGGGCTGGAGACCGCAGCGAAAGACGCAGCGTCTGATGACGACCAGCTGCTGATCACCGTGGGTCAGAACCCCGATGTCTATTGGGCAGTGGCGCAGGAAGACTGCGAGATCGCGGAAATGATCGAGCACAGCCATCAGGGAGCCCAGTGGAAACGTGTCGGGTGCATGGGAGCCTTCCGGCTGCATCCGGCGCCGATGGTGGGCGAAGCGCGGCAAGTCGCCAACGGTTTCCACCGTCGGTTCAGCAGGGGCCCGACGAACATGTGGATGTCCCGACCGCAAGATGGCCTGCCACAGGACCTGGTGCTGGCGTGGGAGGCACCGGTGCGGGTGTCCCGGGTGGCCTTGGTGTTCGACACACTCCACCGCACGAGTGCCGAATACCCGTGGCACGTGGGAAAGCGCGTATCTGAAATGTGCGTGCGTGATTACGCCCTGGAGGCGCTGGTCGACGGTGACTGGCAGACGCTGGTGCGGGTGGACGGGAACTACCGACGAGTGCGGGAACACCGGTTCGGGCCAGTTGACACCGAGCGACTGCGGCTGCGGATTGTCGCGGCAAACGGCGAAGGCTTCGGGGCCCGGGTCTACCAGGTTCGGGTGTATGAGTGA
- a CDS encoding extracellular solute-binding protein, translating into MTARAISTGVPGLDELLSGGFREGSCSLLEGVPGTGKTTVGLQFIYHSAMSGNPGIIVTFEEFPRQLKQDTLNFGWDLAQLEAEGKLRIICTSPEVFLDQLQDVGGIVEATVAEIGATRLLMDSVSHFSQMGREPGHLRAAVYGMMNGLRRAGLTSVITKELESFDTDCVPFEEFLADCVVRLRYDTFSHNQRRRYVEVLKSRGAPHVPGKHMLELTDRGAAVYPRHQPSKREGLAWARGLCRTPTGIRGLDEMLGGGLICGFSTLVAGSAGVGKTTVGLQFVSQGAGLGEKSLYVSFEESPVKLTEIAQSYGLPLREYQDQGLIQVVYCSPLDTRPEKFIHDLKEQVDTLGAKRVVIDSLTDLQMGATQEDGLRELVYAVGDALEDRGVTSLLIAEVPEVFGQTQVTGEHISIIVDCIILLKYVEMESEIQRALSVLKLRGSDHDKGIRRFTISNKGLTVHGRFEGTEGLMAGAARAVPIELAVRSFSEFDEKLNEELLERFAQIQPRVKPVPLSIPYNPDEARDVVVQAMAARQTSLSVVPLCMYWMPGVIQPDRLSSLNDIFPPGDWEEHLEGVVEPALVDGEVYAVPAIALCGVLLYRRDILQEHGFSAPPATWDELVDQAKTICSAPGNENLIGFEFPAFTYEGLSSSFLVNLWSNGGQVIDDATREMTLDAGKALEVVRFMRDLIHVHAVTPREITAPGHGVEPQENFLAGRTVFLWMLPSVMQPAMQTDSAVRGKVGIAPAPVGPSGTESHSFLGGWHYAVPRGALAPSTARDFIRFMSSYEIQKERALRGGPLPTLKALYDDQEILAFQPHYRELKQILASARTRERIPDYQRVSRAIQSHIYPVLQGHAEPEAAVEAMLASIRHIIDEALGR; encoded by the coding sequence GTGACAGCTAGAGCGATCAGTACGGGCGTCCCGGGACTGGATGAGCTGCTCTCCGGCGGTTTTCGGGAGGGAAGCTGCAGTCTGCTCGAGGGCGTCCCGGGCACGGGAAAGACCACAGTCGGGCTGCAGTTCATTTACCACTCGGCGATGTCCGGCAACCCGGGCATCATCGTCACCTTCGAAGAGTTCCCCCGCCAGCTCAAGCAGGACACACTCAACTTCGGGTGGGACCTGGCACAACTCGAGGCAGAGGGCAAACTGCGAATCATCTGCACGTCCCCCGAGGTTTTCCTGGACCAGCTTCAGGATGTGGGCGGAATCGTGGAGGCGACCGTTGCCGAGATCGGCGCCACGCGGCTGCTGATGGACAGCGTCTCGCACTTCAGCCAGATGGGCCGCGAACCGGGACATCTGCGGGCTGCGGTTTATGGGATGATGAACGGGCTGCGCAGAGCGGGGCTCACGTCGGTCATCACCAAGGAACTCGAGAGCTTCGACACCGATTGCGTGCCCTTCGAAGAGTTTCTTGCAGACTGCGTCGTGCGGCTGCGATACGACACCTTCAGCCACAATCAGCGGCGGCGATACGTGGAAGTGCTCAAGAGCCGGGGCGCGCCGCACGTTCCCGGCAAGCACATGCTTGAGCTGACCGACCGCGGCGCCGCGGTCTATCCCAGGCACCAGCCGTCAAAGCGCGAGGGCCTTGCCTGGGCCCGAGGCCTTTGCCGAACTCCTACGGGTATTCGCGGCCTCGACGAGATGCTGGGCGGAGGGCTGATCTGCGGCTTCTCCACGCTGGTTGCCGGAAGCGCAGGCGTGGGCAAGACTACTGTGGGCCTGCAGTTCGTGAGCCAGGGGGCCGGCCTCGGTGAGAAAAGCCTGTATGTAAGCTTCGAGGAGTCGCCGGTCAAGCTCACGGAGATCGCGCAGAGCTACGGCCTGCCCCTGCGGGAATACCAGGATCAGGGCCTGATCCAGGTGGTGTACTGCTCGCCCTTGGATACGCGCCCGGAGAAGTTCATTCATGACCTCAAGGAGCAGGTGGACACACTCGGGGCGAAGCGGGTTGTGATTGACTCGCTCACCGACCTGCAGATGGGCGCGACCCAGGAGGACGGCCTTCGAGAGCTTGTCTACGCGGTGGGCGACGCATTGGAAGATCGGGGCGTCACGAGCCTGCTGATCGCGGAGGTGCCCGAAGTTTTCGGGCAGACGCAAGTCACGGGCGAACACATCTCCATTATCGTAGACTGCATCATTCTACTGAAGTACGTGGAGATGGAGAGCGAAATCCAGCGCGCCCTGTCAGTCCTGAAACTGCGTGGCAGCGACCATGACAAGGGCATCCGGCGCTTCACCATCAGCAACAAAGGCCTCACCGTCCACGGGCGCTTCGAGGGCACCGAGGGGCTCATGGCCGGAGCTGCCCGGGCAGTGCCGATCGAGCTGGCCGTGCGCAGTTTCTCGGAGTTCGACGAGAAACTCAATGAAGAACTGCTGGAACGGTTCGCCCAGATCCAGCCGCGCGTGAAGCCAGTTCCGCTGAGCATTCCTTACAACCCCGACGAGGCGCGGGATGTGGTGGTCCAGGCCATGGCGGCGCGCCAGACCAGCCTTAGCGTGGTGCCGCTGTGCATGTACTGGATGCCTGGGGTAATACAGCCGGACCGCCTCTCCAGCCTCAACGACATCTTTCCTCCGGGAGACTGGGAAGAGCACCTGGAAGGAGTCGTGGAGCCCGCCCTCGTGGACGGCGAGGTTTATGCGGTCCCCGCCATCGCTTTGTGCGGAGTGCTGCTGTATCGCAGAGACATCTTGCAGGAGCACGGTTTCTCGGCGCCCCCTGCCACTTGGGACGAACTCGTGGACCAGGCGAAAACCATCTGTTCAGCGCCCGGCAACGAGAACCTGATCGGTTTTGAGTTCCCAGCCTTCACCTACGAGGGGCTCAGCAGCTCGTTCCTTGTGAACCTGTGGAGCAACGGTGGGCAGGTCATTGACGATGCAACCCGAGAGATGACGTTAGACGCGGGGAAGGCGCTGGAAGTGGTCCGGTTCATGCGAGACCTGATCCACGTTCACGCAGTTACGCCGCGGGAAATCACGGCGCCCGGGCACGGCGTGGAACCCCAGGAAAACTTCCTGGCCGGGCGCACGGTGTTTCTCTGGATGCTCCCGAGCGTCATGCAGCCCGCCATGCAGACAGATTCTGCGGTGCGCGGCAAGGTCGGCATTGCACCTGCGCCGGTGGGACCATCGGGCACCGAGAGCCACAGTTTCCTGGGCGGGTGGCACTACGCTGTTCCGCGAGGCGCGTTGGCGCCTTCCACCGCGCGGGACTTCATCAGATTCATGAGCAGCTACGAGATCCAGAAGGAACGGGCGCTGCGTGGCGGACCACTGCCCACTCTCAAGGCGCTCTACGACGACCAGGAAATCCTGGCTTTCCAGCCCCACTACCGCGAGCTCAAGCAGATCCTCGCAAGCGCGAGAACCCGAGAGCGCATCCCTGACTATCAGAGGGTAAGCCGCGCCATCCAGAGCCACATATACCCGGTACTCCAGGGCCATGCGGAGCCCGAGGCCGCAGTTGAGGCGATGTTGGCCAGTATTCGCCATATCATCGACGAGGCACTGGGCAGATAG